A region from the Pseudomonas sp. P8_229 genome encodes:
- a CDS encoding alpha/beta hydrolase has product MQTQPTLVMIPCFAGAPWHLEQMTHLQGRSMRTLRLPDDVRDLETLANFIVDQVKDLQSYVLVGDSYGAVASIAVATRQPKGLKGLVLSGGFAKSPITSPLLKTLAALAPFFPGPFYRQTTLRVHAAQLASSFDQEGEIPWSTAKSRAFFIKETPHKAYVNRVRSIETVDYTPLLKKIDVPTLILTPEEDKLIGKAAAGILLKGIKGSQEFILPRTGHMFRFSHPGAYSLEVRKFLERVAL; this is encoded by the coding sequence ATGCAAACCCAACCCACGCTGGTCATGATCCCTTGCTTCGCAGGGGCACCATGGCACCTCGAACAAATGACCCACTTGCAGGGCCGCTCCATGCGCACCCTTCGCTTGCCCGACGACGTGCGCGACCTGGAAACACTGGCCAACTTCATCGTTGATCAGGTGAAGGATCTGCAGAGCTATGTGCTGGTCGGCGATTCCTACGGTGCGGTTGCCTCGATCGCGGTTGCAACACGCCAACCCAAAGGCCTCAAGGGACTGGTGCTGTCCGGCGGGTTTGCCAAAAGCCCGATCACCTCGCCCCTGCTCAAGACCCTCGCCGCGCTGGCACCGTTCTTCCCCGGGCCGTTTTACCGCCAGACAACCCTGCGCGTCCACGCCGCGCAACTCGCTTCATCGTTCGACCAGGAAGGAGAAATCCCCTGGTCAACCGCCAAGAGCCGCGCCTTCTTCATCAAGGAAACGCCGCACAAAGCCTACGTCAATCGCGTGCGCTCGATCGAGACAGTCGACTACACGCCCCTGCTGAAGAAGATCGACGTGCCGACGCTGATCCTGACCCCCGAAGAGGACAAGCTGATCGGCAAAGCGGCTGCGGGGATCCTGCTGAAGGGCATCAAGGGTTCACAGGAATTCATCCTGCCGCGTACCGGCCACATGTTCAGGTTCTCGCATCCGGGAGCGTATTCGCTGGAGGTCAGGAAGTTTCTGGAACGGGTGGCGCTTTGA
- a CDS encoding ATP-binding protein gives MDGFKRRLSDSVQLRLSVTLSLAILIVAVLAGAFAFISALKEAHEMQDESLHQVAVLFDRQHMTLRYPGAERIVGDDEESRIIVQYLADSTKATGNDDASIPLPFPVTLADGLSTLNIAGENFRVLVRTTSTGERIVVAQEADVRDKEARESAWRSLLPFLILFPVLLLVVGDLVRKLFRPIATLSAEIDQRDQQALHPVDEQHLPSEIRPFVVAINRLLKRVAQAMETQRRFIADAAHELRSPMTALSLQAERLASTPMSEATRQNFMPLAQGIERSRKLIEQLLALAAAQSVTQRAETAVSVHAVFRRVLEDLLPLAENKGIDIGVESVEDVQVVINELDLFILIKNLVDNAIRYTPEGGRVDLSVEPAEQGVLIEIRDSGPGISVEEQSLVFDPFYRSLGTGEAGSGLGLSIVTAIAERTGARVGLGFVDEVGQRGLRVSLWLKGRL, from the coding sequence ATGGATGGTTTCAAAAGGCGTCTGAGCGACTCGGTGCAGTTGCGGCTTTCCGTCACGCTGTCACTGGCGATTCTCATCGTCGCCGTGCTGGCCGGGGCGTTCGCGTTCATCTCCGCCCTCAAAGAAGCGCACGAGATGCAGGACGAAAGCTTGCACCAGGTGGCGGTGTTGTTCGATCGCCAGCACATGACCCTGCGCTATCCCGGTGCCGAACGGATCGTCGGCGATGACGAAGAGTCGCGGATCATCGTGCAGTACCTGGCCGATAGCACCAAAGCGACCGGCAACGACGACGCCAGCATTCCGTTGCCGTTTCCGGTGACATTGGCCGATGGCTTGTCGACGCTGAACATCGCCGGTGAAAACTTTCGCGTTCTGGTCAGGACCACCTCGACAGGCGAACGCATTGTGGTCGCGCAAGAGGCCGACGTGCGCGACAAGGAGGCGCGGGAAAGCGCCTGGCGCAGCCTGCTGCCGTTTCTCATTCTGTTCCCGGTGCTGCTGTTGGTGGTCGGGGACCTGGTGCGCAAACTGTTCCGGCCCATCGCGACGCTCTCGGCAGAGATTGATCAGCGCGACCAGCAGGCGCTGCACCCTGTCGATGAACAGCACTTGCCGAGCGAAATCCGGCCTTTTGTCGTGGCTATCAATCGGTTGCTCAAACGCGTTGCGCAGGCCATGGAAACGCAACGGCGGTTTATCGCCGATGCCGCCCATGAACTGCGTTCGCCAATGACCGCACTGTCGCTGCAGGCAGAGCGGTTGGCGTCCACGCCCATGTCCGAGGCAACCCGGCAAAACTTTATGCCTTTGGCCCAAGGCATCGAGCGCAGCCGCAAACTCATCGAGCAACTGCTGGCCCTGGCCGCCGCGCAATCAGTTACGCAACGAGCCGAGACGGCGGTTTCGGTGCATGCCGTGTTTCGCCGGGTGCTGGAAGACCTGCTGCCACTGGCCGAGAACAAGGGCATCGATATCGGCGTGGAAAGCGTCGAGGACGTGCAGGTCGTGATCAACGAACTGGACCTGTTCATCCTGATCAAGAACCTGGTGGACAACGCCATCCGCTACACCCCGGAGGGCGGCCGGGTCGACTTGAGTGTCGAGCCAGCGGAGCAGGGCGTGCTCATCGAGATCAGGGACTCCGGGCCGGGTATCAGCGTTGAAGAGCAATCGCTGGTGTTCGACCCGTTTTACCGCAGCCTGGGCACGGGGGAGGCGGGGTCTGGCTTGGGGCTGTCGATCGTCACGGCAATCGCCGAGCGAACCGGGGCGCGGGTGGGCCTGGGGTTTGTGGATGAGGTGGGACAGCGTGGCCTGCGAGTTTCGCTGTGGTTGAAAGGCCGGTTGTGA
- a CDS encoding TolC family protein — MNSKCFCTGRPLVAGLVASVLAWPGFASALTLDEALRLAENTAPSLIAQDAKIHAASSAAIPAGELPDPKLLLGVQNYPVSGPNRGSLDADFMTMQMVGIRQEMPNEAKRKARVEVASAAVDRAAAERRIERLNVRQSTALAWISSYAVERKNALFQDFYKENRLLAETVNAQIAGGRAQPADAVTPRQEAAQLAEQQDDLIRQRAQAQAALKRWIGPVADATPQGRLPEWPVDTSGIAHNLQHHPELAAFAPMTREAQARVNDAQAQKKSDWSWELDYQHRDRQFGDMVSVQLSWDLPLFPETRQNPVIAARLAQLDQLEAERDALSREHTQQLESELADYEQLDRAVHRSEDSLLPLAREKVELSMASYRAGKGDLNAVVAARRELIQARLKQVDVQAQRALSNARLYFAYGESGQ, encoded by the coding sequence ATGAACTCCAAGTGCTTTTGCACCGGGCGGCCGCTTGTGGCAGGCCTTGTGGCAAGCGTGTTGGCGTGGCCGGGTTTCGCCAGTGCGTTGACACTCGACGAAGCCTTGCGGCTGGCAGAAAACACGGCGCCTTCGCTGATCGCGCAAGACGCAAAAATCCACGCTGCCAGCAGCGCGGCCATTCCCGCCGGGGAATTACCTGATCCGAAACTGCTGTTAGGGGTGCAGAACTATCCCGTCAGCGGCCCGAATCGCGGCAGTCTCGACGCTGATTTCATGACCATGCAAATGGTCGGAATCCGTCAGGAAATGCCCAACGAAGCCAAACGCAAGGCGCGTGTCGAAGTGGCCAGTGCTGCTGTTGACCGTGCGGCAGCCGAACGCCGGATCGAGCGTCTGAATGTGCGCCAGTCCACGGCATTGGCGTGGATCAGCAGCTATGCGGTGGAGCGCAAAAATGCATTGTTCCAGGACTTCTACAAAGAAAACCGCCTGCTCGCCGAAACCGTCAATGCGCAGATTGCCGGTGGTCGTGCGCAACCGGCGGATGCGGTAACGCCTCGGCAAGAGGCGGCACAACTGGCGGAGCAGCAGGACGATTTGATTCGCCAGCGTGCTCAGGCACAGGCAGCGCTCAAGCGCTGGATTGGTCCGGTGGCGGATGCCACACCTCAGGGCCGACTGCCCGAATGGCCGGTGGACACCTCGGGCATCGCCCACAACCTGCAGCACCACCCAGAATTGGCGGCGTTTGCGCCAATGACTCGCGAGGCGCAGGCCAGAGTCAACGACGCCCAGGCGCAGAAAAAGTCCGACTGGAGCTGGGAGCTGGACTATCAGCACCGTGACCGCCAGTTCGGCGACATGGTCAGCGTGCAGTTGTCCTGGGACTTGCCGTTGTTCCCCGAGACTCGACAGAACCCGGTGATCGCCGCCAGGCTAGCGCAACTCGACCAGCTGGAGGCTGAGCGCGATGCCTTGTCGCGCGAGCACACCCAGCAACTGGAAAGTGAACTGGCCGACTATGAACAGCTCGATCGGGCGGTGCACCGCAGCGAGGACAGCCTCTTGCCGCTGGCCCGGGAGAAGGTCGAGTTGAGCATGGCGAGCTATCGCGCCGGCAAGGGCGATTTGAATGCGGTGGTGGCGGCCCGGCGCGAGCTGATCCAGGCGCGCCTGAAACAGGTCGATGTGCAAGCGCAACGAGCGCTGAGCAACGCGCGGCTTTATTTTGCTTACGGGGAGAGCGGCCAATGA
- a CDS encoding DUF2986 domain-containing protein, whose translation MNRQKKLQQLFKEKAKKASAKLAPKKPKYISKADRLKIAAEAALEPVETTEA comes from the coding sequence ATGAACCGTCAAAAGAAACTGCAGCAGTTGTTCAAGGAAAAGGCCAAGAAGGCCAGCGCCAAGCTGGCGCCGAAAAAGCCCAAGTACATCAGCAAGGCCGACCGTTTGAAAATCGCCGCCGAAGCGGCATTGGAGCCGGTCGAAACCACAGAGGCCTGA
- a CDS encoding aldose 1-epimerase family protein gives MTPLKLVVALSALSAASHAMAWDYVLLDTDKAAQNWQITSQQLGVKTEKPFSVTLRTLHGGRQEGVSIVDIDNGTMKLSVVPTRGMNVLQASVGNVRMGWDSPVKEVVNPSFIELNGRGGLGWLEGFNELVTRCGYEWVGHPGVDNGELLTLHGRAANIPANKVTLHIDELPPYAITLRGELKEQAFKKVDFSVATELVTEPGSVVFALNDTLTNNGDYPKEYQALYHSNFSTPFLEQGARFAAPVKQVSPFNDKAKGDLPEWQTYRAPTKDYDETVYNVVPYADAKGDTLTVLHDKAGSLGVSVGFNTQTLPVFSLWKNTDTQGQGYVTGLEPGTSFSYNRRYQRPLNLVPTIGPKEHKQFRISYSLLADKAAVDKALKQVSEIQAGRETEVRQTPLVDLTKG, from the coding sequence ATGACCCCGCTCAAACTCGTTGTTGCCCTCAGCGCACTGTCCGCTGCCTCCCACGCCATGGCCTGGGACTACGTTCTGCTCGATACCGACAAAGCCGCCCAGAACTGGCAGATCACCAGCCAGCAACTCGGCGTAAAAACCGAGAAACCCTTCAGCGTTACCCTGCGCACCTTGCATGGCGGTCGGCAGGAGGGCGTCAGCATCGTCGACATCGATAACGGCACGATGAAACTCTCGGTAGTGCCGACACGGGGAATGAACGTCTTGCAGGCCTCGGTCGGCAATGTGCGCATGGGCTGGGATTCGCCGGTCAAGGAAGTGGTCAATCCGTCCTTTATCGAACTCAATGGCCGCGGTGGTCTGGGCTGGCTGGAAGGTTTCAATGAGCTGGTCACCCGCTGCGGATATGAATGGGTCGGGCACCCCGGCGTCGATAACGGCGAACTGCTGACTCTGCACGGTCGGGCCGCCAACATTCCTGCGAACAAAGTCACCCTGCACATCGACGAACTACCACCGTACGCCATCACCCTGCGCGGCGAACTGAAAGAGCAGGCGTTCAAGAAGGTCGACTTCTCCGTCGCGACTGAACTGGTCACCGAACCCGGCAGCGTAGTGTTCGCCCTGAACGACACCCTGACCAACAACGGCGACTATCCGAAGGAATACCAGGCGCTGTATCACAGTAACTTCAGCACCCCGTTCCTGGAGCAGGGCGCTCGTTTCGCCGCGCCGGTGAAACAGGTGTCGCCGTTCAACGACAAGGCCAAGGGCGATCTGCCCGAATGGCAAACCTATCGCGCACCGACCAAGGACTATGACGAAACGGTTTACAACGTGGTGCCGTATGCCGATGCCAAGGGCGATACGTTGACCGTGTTGCATGACAAGGCCGGCAGCCTGGGCGTTTCGGTCGGCTTCAATACTCAGACATTGCCGGTGTTTTCCCTGTGGAAAAACACCGATACCCAAGGCCAGGGTTATGTCACGGGGCTGGAGCCGGGGACAAGTTTTTCCTACAACCGCCGTTATCAGCGGCCATTGAACCTGGTGCCCACAATCGGGCCGAAGGAACACAAGCAGTTCCGCATCAGCTACAGCTTGTTGGCGGATAAGGCCGCTGTGGATAAGGCCTTGAAGCAGGTGAGCGAGATTCAGGCTGGGCGCGAGACTGAGGTGCGGCAGACGCCGTTGGTTGATCTGACCAAGGGATGA
- a CDS encoding response regulator, giving the protein MRILLVEDDPMIGDAIEGALKDASYATDWVKNGLTALAALDTQTYDLVLLDLGLPGKDGLDVLDAIRARNNPVPLLIITARDGLDDRLRGLDGGADDFLLKPFAMAELLARIRAVLRRRGGSAQSLLDNGEVSLNLVSKQASTADFAEVQLSSREFALLQALLIRPGAILSRSELEDRIYGWGNEVESNAVEFLIHALRRKLGNHVIKNVRGMGWMVSKGV; this is encoded by the coding sequence ATGCGGATTCTGCTGGTCGAAGATGACCCGATGATTGGGGATGCCATCGAAGGTGCGCTCAAGGACGCGAGCTACGCCACCGACTGGGTAAAAAACGGCCTCACCGCGTTGGCGGCGCTGGACACGCAGACGTACGACCTGGTGCTGCTCGACCTCGGCCTGCCGGGCAAGGACGGGCTCGATGTGCTGGATGCCATTCGTGCACGCAACAACCCGGTGCCGCTGCTGATCATCACCGCCCGCGATGGCCTGGATGACCGCCTGCGCGGGCTCGATGGCGGCGCTGATGACTTCCTGCTCAAACCCTTCGCCATGGCCGAATTGCTGGCGCGCATACGCGCGGTACTGCGCCGTCGCGGTGGCAGCGCGCAATCGCTGCTGGATAACGGCGAGGTTTCATTGAATCTGGTTTCCAAACAGGCCTCCACCGCTGACTTCGCCGAGGTGCAACTTTCCAGTCGCGAGTTCGCACTGTTGCAGGCGCTGTTGATTCGCCCCGGGGCCATTCTTTCGCGCAGTGAACTGGAGGACCGGATTTACGGCTGGGGCAACGAAGTGGAAAGCAACGCGGTGGAGTTTTTGATCCACGCGTTGCGGCGAAAACTGGGGAACCATGTCATCAAGAACGTCAGGGGGATGGGATGGATGGTTTCAAAAGGCGTCTGA
- a CDS encoding LysR family transcriptional regulator — translation MKPLDLTRFDLNLLVVLEALWAERHVGRAAQKLHLSQSATSHALSRLRTAFDDQLFIRNPRGMAPTPLAVELMPRVAAVLESVRLVASPRGPFDPARLQATLSVAATDHAVLTVIAPALAHIQAAAPGVVLKLGSADGESAMRQLDAGEIDLVLGSGSFAQVPQRFDCQLAHKERFVGIARKGHPALVKRGKKLHMELDDFTRLPHILVSPRGDSRGAVDDALELLGHSRQVSVTCPSFLAVPFLVGASQSIAVLAERVALQMQDTAQLSLFELPLALPTWEVFVIRARGRANEPAVEWLTQMLIAD, via the coding sequence ATGAAGCCCCTGGATCTGACGCGTTTCGACCTCAATCTTCTGGTGGTGCTTGAGGCACTTTGGGCTGAAAGACACGTCGGTCGCGCCGCGCAAAAACTGCATTTGTCGCAATCGGCCACCAGCCACGCCCTGTCACGGTTACGCACGGCTTTTGACGATCAACTGTTCATTCGCAACCCGCGCGGGATGGCGCCGACGCCGCTGGCGGTCGAGTTGATGCCCAGAGTCGCGGCAGTGCTCGAATCGGTGCGACTGGTTGCCAGCCCTCGTGGGCCTTTTGATCCGGCACGTTTGCAGGCGACGCTCTCGGTGGCGGCTACCGACCACGCGGTGCTGACCGTCATAGCCCCGGCGCTGGCGCACATTCAGGCAGCAGCACCGGGTGTGGTGCTCAAGCTCGGGTCGGCGGATGGCGAATCGGCGATGCGTCAGCTGGACGCCGGTGAGATCGACCTTGTGCTGGGTTCGGGCTCGTTTGCTCAGGTCCCGCAGCGCTTCGATTGCCAATTGGCACACAAGGAGCGCTTCGTCGGCATTGCACGCAAGGGCCACCCGGCGCTGGTCAAGCGTGGCAAGAAACTGCACATGGAACTGGATGACTTTACCCGTCTGCCGCACATTCTGGTTTCGCCTCGCGGCGATAGTCGGGGCGCTGTCGATGATGCGCTGGAGCTGCTCGGCCACAGCCGCCAGGTCAGCGTCACCTGCCCCAGCTTTCTGGCGGTGCCGTTCCTGGTCGGCGCTTCACAATCGATCGCCGTGTTGGCCGAACGGGTCGCCTTGCAGATGCAGGACACCGCGCAACTGAGCCTCTTCGAATTGCCGCTGGCGCTGCCCACCTGGGAGGTATTCGTTATCCGCGCACGGGGGCGCGCCAACGAGCCCGCCGTCGAATGGCTCACCCAAATGTTGATCGCCGACTGA
- a CDS encoding cupin domain-containing protein: MNNDQMAPETKGVSVQLLATVDLGPEIDGMAGRQLRMRRVTIEPGGVFGPIHNHVDRPGTVYILQGTITDHRDGVARDYGPGVGWPEDRNTTHWLENRGTIAAVEISVDIVRQE, from the coding sequence ATGAACAACGACCAGATGGCACCCGAGACAAAAGGCGTTTCGGTGCAGTTGCTGGCAACAGTTGACCTTGGCCCGGAGATCGACGGCATGGCCGGGCGCCAACTCAGGATGCGTAGGGTGACCATCGAGCCTGGCGGCGTCTTTGGCCCGATTCATAACCATGTAGACAGGCCCGGCACCGTCTACATTCTGCAAGGCACCATCACAGATCATCGCGATGGCGTCGCCAGGGATTACGGGCCGGGAGTGGGCTGGCCCGAGGACAGGAACACCACGCACTGGCTGGAGAACAGAGGAACGATTGCGGCAGTGGAGATCTCGGTCGATATTGTCCGGCAGGAGTGA
- a CDS encoding efflux RND transporter periplasmic adaptor subunit, whose translation MNLKGNRWVLAGILLLLGGVGGYLAAHLQMNESTEMAAAQSVNAPAERKALYWYDPMYPQQKFDKPGKSPFMDMQLVPQYASGADDRATVNIDPAVAQNLGMRSAPVRRGVFSSSLDVSAIVAFNERDVAVVQARTPGFVERVYDHAPGDVLKANAALADILVPEWAAAQTEFLAMKRSGDADLLRAARQRLRLTGMPDTLIARVERQDKVAPYLTLTSPLAGVLQELNVRAGMAVATGETLARVNGLSRVWLAVAVPESAGAALSVGQAVEARLPAFPGATLKGRVDAILPQANADSRTLRVRVELPNPDERLRPGMTAQVSLQQTGTASVLWVPSEAVIRTGRRDLVMLAEAAGHYRPVHVQIGEESAGKTVILKGLEEGQQVVTSGQFLLDSQASLKGIVAGDGTDSMEPRP comes from the coding sequence ATGAACCTCAAGGGGAACAGGTGGGTGTTGGCGGGCATTTTGCTGTTGCTGGGCGGCGTCGGTGGTTACCTGGCGGCGCACTTGCAGATGAACGAGTCAACTGAAATGGCAGCTGCGCAGAGTGTCAATGCCCCGGCCGAACGCAAGGCGCTGTATTGGTACGACCCGATGTACCCGCAGCAAAAGTTCGATAAACCGGGCAAGTCACCCTTCATGGACATGCAGTTGGTGCCGCAGTACGCCAGCGGGGCGGATGACCGCGCGACGGTGAATATCGATCCTGCAGTGGCGCAAAACCTCGGCATGCGCTCGGCGCCGGTCAGGCGCGGGGTCTTCAGTTCCAGCCTTGATGTCAGTGCGATTGTGGCGTTCAACGAGCGTGACGTTGCGGTGGTTCAGGCGCGCACGCCGGGTTTTGTCGAGCGCGTCTATGACCATGCGCCCGGCGATGTGCTCAAGGCCAACGCGGCGCTGGCGGACATTCTTGTGCCTGAGTGGGCGGCGGCCCAGACCGAGTTTCTGGCCATGAAACGCAGCGGTGATGCCGATTTGTTGCGGGCTGCCCGTCAGCGTCTGCGCCTCACAGGAATGCCCGATACGCTGATTGCCCGGGTTGAGCGGCAGGACAAGGTTGCGCCTTACCTGACGCTCACCAGCCCGCTGGCGGGTGTGTTGCAAGAGCTGAATGTACGTGCGGGCATGGCCGTCGCGACTGGCGAAACACTGGCGCGGGTCAACGGCTTGAGCCGTGTCTGGCTGGCGGTGGCCGTTCCCGAATCGGCAGGCGCAGCACTCTCCGTGGGGCAAGCCGTCGAGGCCCGTCTGCCGGCGTTCCCGGGCGCCACGCTCAAGGGCCGTGTAGACGCCATCTTGCCGCAGGCCAATGCAGACAGTCGGACCTTGCGTGTGCGGGTTGAGCTGCCCAATCCAGATGAACGCCTGCGGCCAGGCATGACCGCGCAGGTCAGCCTGCAGCAGACAGGCACCGCCAGCGTCTTGTGGGTGCCAAGCGAAGCGGTGATTCGCACGGGGCGCCGGGATCTGGTGATGCTGGCCGAAGCCGCCGGGCATTACCGGCCGGTGCACGTGCAAATCGGCGAGGAAAGCGCGGGCAAAACGGTGATCTTGAAGGGCCTGGAGGAAGGCCAGCAAGTGGTGACGTCGGGCCAGTTCCTGCTCGATTCGCAGGCCAGCCTCAAGGGCATCGTTGCAGGTGATGGCACGGACAGCATGGAGCCCCGGCCATGA
- a CDS encoding DJ-1/PfpI family protein: MHVAILTFEGFNELDSFIAYSILNRVKQPDWRVSIAGPTQKVRSMNGLVVEAQVSLEEASDADAVLVGSGSLTRDIVANAQLMSRLRLDPARQLLGAQCSGTLILAKLGLLNEVAACTDLITKPWVEEAGVAVLNQPFVAKGNVATAGGCLASQYLATWCITRLAGEEAARNALHYVVPVGEKDLYITRAMENISPFL; the protein is encoded by the coding sequence ATGCACGTCGCGATCCTGACTTTTGAAGGTTTCAACGAACTGGATTCGTTCATCGCCTACAGCATTCTCAACCGGGTCAAGCAGCCTGATTGGCGTGTGTCGATCGCCGGCCCCACGCAAAAGGTGCGATCAATGAACGGCCTGGTGGTCGAGGCACAGGTCTCGCTGGAGGAGGCCAGCGACGCGGACGCGGTATTGGTCGGCAGCGGGAGCCTGACCCGGGACATCGTGGCGAATGCCCAACTGATGTCGCGTCTGCGGCTCGATCCGGCGCGGCAACTGCTGGGTGCGCAGTGCTCGGGCACGCTGATTCTGGCCAAGCTCGGCTTGTTGAATGAGGTTGCGGCGTGTACGGATCTGATCACCAAACCCTGGGTGGAAGAGGCCGGCGTGGCGGTGCTCAATCAACCGTTCGTGGCCAAGGGCAATGTCGCCACTGCCGGCGGGTGCCTGGCCTCGCAGTATCTGGCGACCTGGTGTATCACCCGTCTTGCCGGTGAGGAGGCCGCCCGCAATGCGCTGCACTACGTGGTACCGGTTGGCGAGAAAGACCTCTACATCACGCGGGCGATGGAGAACATTTCGCCGTTTTTATAA
- a CDS encoding isochorismate lyase: protein MEVINNLQPEACAGMEEIRREIDALDQAVIQLLGKRFHYVLAASKFKTSATSVRAPERFKAMLVTRREWAEAEGLNPDAIEKMYSDLVNHFIAEEMKHWAAHQADT from the coding sequence ATGGAAGTCATCAATAATTTGCAGCCCGAAGCGTGTGCAGGCATGGAGGAAATCCGGCGCGAGATCGATGCCCTTGATCAGGCTGTCATCCAGCTGTTGGGCAAGCGCTTTCACTACGTACTCGCGGCCTCGAAGTTCAAGACCTCGGCGACTTCAGTGCGTGCGCCAGAGCGGTTCAAGGCCATGCTGGTAACTCGACGCGAATGGGCAGAGGCGGAGGGCCTGAATCCGGATGCAATCGAGAAAATGTACAGCGACCTGGTGAATCACTTCATTGCAGAAGAGATGAAGCACTGGGCTGCTCATCAAGCTGACACTTGA
- a CDS encoding DJ-1/PfpI family protein, with translation MARVGLILTPGFADWEYAFIAGTASPYYGIDVRFFASATGQFRSQGGLDVTVDSSLQQCLDWKPDVVVVIGGMVWERAEAPDIRDFLHASRSSGATIAGICGGTLALARAGLLDTVPHTSNSSDFLQQNAVGYEGRTLYRSSPVAVVADRIITAPGTAPVNFTCAVFEGAGLSSEIISQFRSMLAAEHR, from the coding sequence ATGGCACGCGTGGGATTGATACTGACACCCGGTTTTGCGGACTGGGAATATGCTTTCATTGCTGGAACTGCGTCCCCGTATTACGGGATCGACGTCAGGTTTTTCGCTTCTGCTACGGGGCAGTTCCGCTCGCAGGGTGGATTGGATGTAACTGTCGATAGCAGTTTGCAACAATGTCTGGACTGGAAACCGGACGTTGTCGTCGTCATTGGAGGAATGGTCTGGGAACGTGCAGAAGCACCGGATATTCGAGACTTTCTTCATGCTAGTCGTTCAAGTGGAGCAACAATTGCCGGTATATGTGGGGGAACGCTGGCACTTGCGAGGGCCGGGCTTCTCGACACGGTTCCTCATACCTCGAACAGCTCTGACTTCTTACAACAAAATGCCGTAGGTTATGAAGGGCGCACTCTTTATCGAAGCAGTCCAGTAGCGGTGGTTGCAGACCGCATCATAACCGCTCCAGGCACTGCACCCGTTAATTTCACCTGCGCAGTGTTCGAAGGAGCCGGGCTATCTTCAGAGATCATTTCTCAGTTCAGGTCAATGTTGGCAGCGGAACATCGGTGA
- a CDS encoding AAA family ATPase translates to MSRKAINEVFTPRSRELNPAMYVARPRLEKDLAKAFGRHSHTLLFGESGNGKTWLFKVALSNNGLPYVVANCANASRNKSITEEICGAITEPGTASKLGYSEEKAAEVNAAVMKGGLKHTDSYTVAQEDPLLRAFRLFADSGSAGRAQKKIIVLDNLESIFDTPELMSELADLIILLDDSRYSQCNINFLIVGVPNGVLQYFRETKNSDSVANRIFEIRKVEGLDSGQVQEVIRKGFAQLDINLTGSQYIEVADHIWSVTLGIAQRVHEYCEALAHEIEDNSWVYDTKLLERADEEWLLSGLRACYTAIEGHLNSRDTTVARRNQAIYCIGRISSHQFDANDIDRRIRIEFPSTAVKHMGIGNILSDLAAGANPLLTRNEQSGAYTVRDPMYLMCIKLMLKKDTSNSKVIKKNFGR, encoded by the coding sequence ATGAGCAGGAAAGCGATCAACGAGGTTTTCACGCCGCGCTCAAGGGAGCTGAATCCTGCAATGTATGTCGCACGCCCTAGGTTAGAAAAAGATCTAGCCAAGGCATTTGGCCGGCACAGCCATACATTGTTATTCGGTGAAAGCGGCAACGGGAAGACCTGGCTCTTTAAGGTAGCACTCTCCAACAATGGCCTACCTTATGTGGTGGCAAACTGTGCGAACGCCTCTCGCAATAAATCCATTACCGAGGAAATTTGCGGGGCGATCACAGAGCCAGGTACTGCGTCCAAGCTTGGCTACAGCGAAGAGAAAGCCGCGGAAGTGAACGCGGCAGTCATGAAGGGTGGCCTGAAGCATACTGATAGCTATACAGTAGCGCAGGAGGACCCGCTTCTCAGGGCGTTTCGGCTTTTCGCAGATAGTGGTTCCGCTGGCAGAGCACAGAAGAAGATAATTGTTCTCGACAACCTCGAGTCCATCTTTGACACGCCTGAGCTGATGTCCGAGCTGGCCGATCTGATCATCCTCCTAGACGATAGTCGTTATTCTCAATGCAACATCAACTTCCTAATTGTTGGGGTACCCAATGGGGTCCTACAGTATTTTCGAGAGACGAAGAACTCTGACTCGGTCGCTAACCGAATTTTCGAGATCCGGAAGGTAGAAGGACTCGATTCGGGGCAGGTTCAAGAAGTCATCCGAAAGGGTTTTGCTCAGCTCGACATTAACCTGACTGGCTCACAATATATTGAAGTTGCCGACCATATCTGGTCTGTAACGTTAGGCATCGCACAACGTGTCCATGAATACTGTGAAGCGCTCGCCCATGAAATCGAGGACAACAGCTGGGTATATGACACCAAACTCTTAGAGAGAGCTGACGAAGAGTGGTTGCTCAGCGGGCTTCGGGCTTGCTATACCGCTATTGAAGGACACCTTAACAGCCGTGACACAACGGTGGCTCGCAGAAACCAAGCGATCTACTGTATCGGAAGAATCTCGAGCCACCAATTCGATGCCAACGACATCGACAGACGTATCAGAATCGAGTTCCCAAGTACGGCGGTAAAACACATGGGGATAGGTAACATCCTTTCCGATTTGGCCGCTGGTGCAAATCCTCTGCTGACCAGAAACGAGCAGTCGGGTGCTTACACTGTCCGCGACCCTATGTACTTGATGTGTATCAAGCTCATGCTGAAAAAAGACACGTCCAATTCGAAAGTCATCAAGAAGAACTTCGGTAGGTGA